CAATTATATGAACGTGCTGACTGATTTTTCTATTCGTGTCAGAAAAAAAACCGCAGCTGGCCCCTCATATGTCAGGCCTTATGTGTGAGGGCCATTATTTCTTAACCATATGCCTAATGACAGGCGAAAATAGTGTAAGTATGAAAGCATTAATGTTTGGATGGGAATTCCCGCCGCAGATCTCCGGGGGACCGGGTACTGCCTGTGAGGGCATTACCCGCGGACTCACGGAGAATGGAGTGGCAGTCATTTTCGTTGCCCCCAGGTTATCAGGAAATGAGGCGCCCGGGAGCACTGTACTATTGTCGGCTGATCAGATCCCTGCCGCTACTGGTGACATACAGCGGGCTGCCACCGAGGGTCTATTATCTTATCTGCATGTAAACAGTGTGCTGATGCCATACACGGCTGATGCTGACCAGTCTTCGGAAATATCTGCGGATGACCTGCTGCAGCACGTCTTGTCAGGGAAGGATACAGCAGCGGCCTATCCGTTTAAAGGTGGGTATGGACCACAGCTGATAGAGGAGGTGTTCAGGTATATGCTGCCGGCGATGGAGATCGCAGGGAAATACCAGTTTGACATTATTCATGCACATGACTGGATGACTTTCCCGGCAGCAATAGCTGCGGCAAAGATCAGTGGGAAGCCACTGGTGGTACATGTGCATGCGACGGAGTTTGACAGGTCAGGTGCTCATATCAATACTGGTATTTATGATATTGAAAAACTGGGTATGGATGAAGCTGATATTGTCATTACCGTCAGTGAGTTTACCAGGAAAAACCTGATCAGTTTATATAACATACCGGCAGATAAGATCGAGGTCGTTCACAATGCTATGCCTGATGCTTCATTCCGGAGAGATGATAAAAAGGCCAGCCCTTTTAGTGAAAAGATCGTATCATTTATCAGCAGGATCACCTATCAGAAAAATCCTGAGAATTTTTTATATGCGGCAAAGCGCATCCTGGATAAAGATCCTGATTTTCGTTTTGTGGTGGCAGGTAACGGCAATCTGCTGGAACCTATGATAGAAAAGGCGGCACAACTTGGCATTGCCGCGAAAGTACACTTTCCCGGTTTTCTGGAGATGCAGGAGCTTGTCCGTCTTTTTGGTGTCACCGATGTGTATGTAATGCCCTCTGTTTCGGAGCCGTTTGGTATTTCTCCCCTGGAGGCTGTAAAGGCAGGCGTGCCTGTGGTGATATCCAGGCAGTCGGGTGTACAGGAAGTCTTACATCATGCACTGAAGGTTGACTGGTGGGATGTAGAAGAGATGGCAGATGCCATTCACGGGCTTGCCAGGTACAGGGGACTTGCCGGTACTTTGAAGCAAGGTGCATCCAGGGAAGTGCAGGGGCTTAGCTGGCATAAACAGACTGTATTGATCAGAAAGATATATGAAACAATAGCGCCGGTATGACCGGCGCTTTCATTATCTGAACTTCTCATATACATCATCAAAAAAACGCACAACGCCATTCACGCCAGGCCATGCTACCTCATATAATATGATAACCGGAGGCTTGGCAGCGACCGCAATATTGATGGGCGCACCGATAGGGGCAATCTTCAACTTTGACAGGCTATCTATGTGAGCGGCGTTTTCCGGAGCGATCAGTGTCGCCAGCGGAATCGCTTCTTCAAGCCTGATACAGCCGTGACTGAAATAACGGCTGTTGAACATAAAGTAGCTTTTTGCCGGTGTGTCATGAAGATAGGTGCTGTAGGGATTGAAGAAATCCAGTTTGATGATGCCCAGTGAGTTATCACAACCGAATACCTGGCGTAATGTATAGGGGAAATAATGTTTATTCAATGCCTGCCAGTTAATGGTCAGCGGATCTACAATCTTTCCGCTTTTATCCAGTACCTGATAATTTCCTGCCTCCAGGAAGATCTTCGGCGCTCCCTTGATGCCAGGCAGCAATTCCTTCACTGCAATGTTATGAGGTACATTCCAGTATGGAAACATAATGACCTCGTTAATACGGCTTGCAAGTGGTGTAGTGGGAGTACGTGCTTTACCGACAATCACTCTGGAATAGAGCAACGTGCTATCAGCCTTGTAAACAAACAGGCCGGCAGCAGGAATATTTACCACGATGACGGGCTGTGTTTTTCTCAGGCAGTTAAGCCACCGGAAAGTGTTCAGCGCATGGTGTAGTTCCACCAGCCTTTTTTCGAGTGAGATGTTAAATTCATCCAGCACTTTGGGGCGTAGCTCCCCATCTTCCAGGAACTCGAACATATATTGCGCCGCTCTTGTCTTCACCAGTAAAGTGTCTTCATGTACGTTATAGGCACATGTATCCAGGAAACCCAGCTGGAATAGTTTGTCTATGAGTGGGTGGTTATTGCTGTCAACGTTTGCTGAAGTGATCTGTACGTTGTGGTAGTCATTCCGTTGTATGCGGTCTGTGTAAACGGCAATCAATCTTTTAAGCGAAACATATTCTGGTGTGGATGGTTCAAGTTTCGTCAGCAATTGACCGAATGACCCTGCTGAAAGGGATTCATACAGTAGCTGTGGAATATCAAGGCAATCAGGTACATATTTAAGTCCGTCGTAATACACGCGTACGGCTTTCGTCCCATATGCCACGTCGCTAAAGAACGATATGGCTGCCTGAGACAGTAGTTTATCTACCGCCAGGGAGTCACCAGGCACATTGCCGGCATTCAGTTGTTTCACCAGCGTAAAGGCATAGTCGTGCGGGTCTAGTCCTAATAAGGGCGCCTGATTGAAATAATTAAACAGCTGTTCTCTGTTTTGCGTGCAGTTCGCCGGCATCCAGTGCATTTCTTCATGAGCACTGCTGACAGCGACTTGTGTCAGCATAAGGATGATCAGACCGCATATTTTTTTCATAAGCGCTTTTTCTAAAGCTACCTGAATACCGGTTTATCAGCGATGACGCCTGTTATGTGTGCAACTGTTTGTAGTCATGACCTTTTTATCCCGCGCATGGACGCTTGCCATCCATTTCCTGATTGATCCATTCGTACAGGTGAAAAGCATCTTCCTTCCGGAAAAGTGCGGTGCCGGGGTTCATGGTGGCAGCTGTGCCACAGGCTACGCCAAATCTTGCGGCAGCAGACAGCGGATTACCCTGTTCCAGCATCCATACCACTCCCGCGACAACGCTGTCACCTGCGCCTACAGCATTTATCTTTCTGACCGGTGGTGCAGGTATACGTTCCGTATAGTCCCGGGTGACCAGCAATGCGCCTGAAGGGCCCATAGAAATAAGCATTGCATGGCACCGGGTTTTCCTGATGAGAGCCCTGGCTTCCACGCTAATACTGTCAAATTCAAGTGTAGGTTTGCCTGCCAGTGCGCACAACTCCGTCATATTGGGTTTTATCAGATACACACCTGCATTCATGGCGTGCTCAAGCGGGATGCCGGACGTGTCGGCGATCAATCTGGAACCCGTATGTTCACATATTTGAGAAAGGCGTGCGAAGAAGTCTTCCGGCGCACCTGAAGGGAGGCTGCCGCTGGCTACGATGAAAGAAGGAGCAGGATATATCGATTCTATTGCGGCTAATGTTAACGCGAGATCATTCTGATCTATTTCCGGACCGGGCATTACAAAACGGTATTGCCGGTTCAGGGAGAGATCCGTTACTGTCATATTTTCTCTTGTCTCTCCCTTTATAGCGATCGCATTTACCGGTATATCTGCCTGTTTGAGCATCTCCTGTAGTCTTGCTCCGGTTAGTCCACCGGCAGGGAAGAGGGCCAGGGTTTGTCCGCCGAGTTCTTTCACTGCTTTGCTAACGTTAATACCCCCGCCCCCCGGCCCGATGAGGGGAACACTACAACGCAATTTCTTTTCTGCGTAGAATTTCTCTGTAGTGGTGCTGATGTCAATGGCCGGGTTCATTGTTACCGTCAGTATCATAGCGGGACTTTTTATCAAGTTAAAGATGCTGTTATGGCCGGCCTATGATCGCCATTAACGTTCTGCCTGTTTGTGATCACCGGCAGCCTGTTTCAGGTAATAGTGTCCCGAACCTCAAAAAATACCTATCTTCCCCTGAATCGTACTCTTTCCCTGGTCGCGGACGGCAGACCTTTGCTTTATTAGATCACATAAAACATAGTAACCAATCGATCCAACACATGAAAGCGATTATTATAAACGAATTCGGCGGTACTGATAAACTGATCCACACGGAAGTACCAACGCCTGAAACAGGAGAAAATGAAGTGCTTGTAAAAGTACGTGCATTGAGTATTAACCCGGTAGATACGAAGACACGTGCAGGGAAGGGAATGGCCGGCAGATTAAAAGACGAGTTCCCGATCACGCTGGGCTGGGATATCTCGGGAGTTGTTGAAAAAGCAGGCAGTGCAGTGACCCGGTTTAAGGCAGGTGATGAAGTATTCGGCATGGTGAATTTTCCAGGACATGGCAGGGCCTACGCGGAATATGTCGCAGCGCCGGCAGGACATCTTGCCCTTAAGCCGGCCAATATCACACATCAGCAGGCAGCGGCCGCTACACTGGCAGCACTGACTGCCTATCAGGCGTTGTATAAACACACCAAACTACAGAAAGGACAACGTATACTCGTGCATGCGGCAGCGGGCGGTGTCGGGCATTTTGTGGTGCAAATGGCGAAACATATCGGTGCGCATGTTATTGGTACTTCGTCTGTTGCTAACAGGGACTTTCTGAAGGGTATCGGTCTTGACGAGCATATCGATTATAAAAGCCAGGACTTTACCAAAGTGGTGAAGGATGTAGACCTGGTATTTGATACGCTGGGACCGGAAAGTGTAGCGCAGTCTATCGGCGTGGTACGATCTGGTGGGACTATCGTAAGCATTCCGACCACTATACCAGCTGACATAGTGGAGAAGGCGAAAGAAAATGGCGTACATGCATTTTTCTTCCTGGTACAGTCGTCCGGTGAAGATATGCAGGCTATCGCTGATCTGCTGGAAAAAGGAATATTGACTCCCTACGTGAATCATTATGATTTCTCTCAGATGGACATTGCCCATCAGCAACAGGAAACAGCTGGTACACGAGGCAAGATCGTCCTGACTATCGCTTAGGAATATCAAGTATCTTTGAAGCACTGAAACCGATAGATATGCAGGTGGAAAATTCGGCACAACCTTTTTTTATTACGAAAGAAACATTGGAGGAATGGACGCGTCGGCCGCACCAGCATAATTTCTTTGAGCTGGTCTACATAGAGAATGGGAGCGGTGAGCAATGTATCAATCATACCGTCATCCCTTACCAGCAGGATAATATCTTTCTGCTGCCTCCATACGATTGTCATTCCTTTAAGATCACTGAGCCGACTACTTTTGTTTTTATCCGCTTCAATGCACTGTTCTTCAGAAAAGACAGTATGCAGATGATGGATTACACCGAATGGTTCCAGCACCTGCATTATATTCTGAGCAGTTACAACCGGCAGCCGGGAGATGTGATCCATAACGCATCAGACAAGAACATGCTGGTGACGCTTATCAAGGGTATTTATGATGAGTATACTGATAAGCGTGAGCAGTCGGACTCGATCATTCGTGCGCATATGTTCGCCTTACTGAACATCCTGCGTCGTAATTTTGAGCAGACTTTCAGAAGCGAACACCAGTCGGGTGGCGATAAACAGGTGGCGGATATGCTACAGTATATTCAGTTTAATCTGTTTGATAACGAGAAGTTGCGGGTAGAGTCGCTGGCCAGCCAGTTTAATCTGTCAGCTACGTACGTGAGCGAATACTTCCGGAAGAAAACAGGGGAGAGCCTGAAGGAATATATCCTGAAAGCCAGGGTGAACGTGGCGCAAAGCCGGTTACTGAACTCTGACCAGCGTGCGAAGGAGATCGCTTACGAACTGGGTTTTACGGATGCCAGTCATATGGCGAAGGTGATCCGCAAGTATAACCCGCCGCAAGAAGCTTGCTCGACGAAATAAGTGTACGCAGTAATACAATAAAGAACGCCGGACTGAAGTGGAATTAGTCCGGCGTTTGTATGTTAGTTTAAACCATTTGTCAGTTATGCATGCGCTGCCGTTTTCTCTTTATTATTGTACATCGTGGAGACATCGGTCCGCTGTGCGAAGTTTTTCAATGCGGGATCTGTTTTGATCGCGTTGAAGGTCTTCTCTGCGTCCAGTGCTTTACCAGGATGAATGATCTTCGTATGCGGAAAGTCAAACGGATCGACATATGCAGCTAATGCCTTCATCAGTTCATCATACGGGATGAAATCATGTGCCCATTCTTTTTTGAACCAGCTACGTTTTTCTCTGGAGATCAGGTAATAATCAGCTTCCGGCAGCAGGCTGGGAACGGATTGTGTCAGGGAAGTTACGGTCACTACCTCCTGGCTGTTATTGGGTTTGAAGTAAAACAGCCGGGGTACGAAATACGCATCTCCCAGTTTCTCCTGCAATACTTTCCGGTGAACGTTATGATACCAGGACTGATTACTTTTTTCCAGCGGCAAGTAGGTACAATGCTCACCGAAATAAGTGCCGGAGAAATCAAGGTTCACATTCCCCCAGGTGTCGTAGAGCGCTTCCACTGTTGGTTGATGCGGCTGTTCCGTTTCCGCTCCCATCTGCGGATTGACGATATATAGTCCCAGGTCATGCATGAATCTTACGACAATCGGAAATGCCTCGCGTCCGAAAAAGTCAGGCCGCATAAAGTTCAGATTGAAGGAAAAGCCAGTGTCATGAAATCCATCGAACGAGTGCTCATCCGATGGATCCGGCTTATCATATTGAAAACTGAAATATACTTCCGTATCCTCATTATCATATGGCCACTGATGAGGTGCGCCGTCAGCAGGTGTTGCTATTCTTTCAGACAGGTAATGCCGTATATCTTTCTCAGATACCGGAGCATCTGCTTTTGTATGGAAGAAGAGATCAAAACTCATGGAAATCAAAATTGGCAATAAATGTAGGCTTTTTTATTGAACGCCTGCATCCGTTCTGAATGGTGAGGCGGGCAGCCCTGCCGTATTATAGAGATTGACATCTGGTACATTGGCCCAGCCATAACGTACGGCGAAAGGTTGTTCCAGTCCTTCACGTGAGACAATCACTTTATTTCCCTGAATGATGGCAGTAGCCGGTTTGAACTGTTTATCAGCGCCGGCAA
The DNA window shown above is from Chitinophaga agri and carries:
- a CDS encoding 1-phosphofructokinase family hexose kinase, with protein sequence MILTVTMNPAIDISTTTEKFYAEKKLRCSVPLIGPGGGGINVSKAVKELGGQTLALFPAGGLTGARLQEMLKQADIPVNAIAIKGETRENMTVTDLSLNRQYRFVMPGPEIDQNDLALTLAAIESIYPAPSFIVASGSLPSGAPEDFFARLSQICEHTGSRLIADTSGIPLEHAMNAGVYLIKPNMTELCALAGKPTLEFDSISVEARALIRKTRCHAMLISMGPSGALLVTRDYTERIPAPPVRKINAVGAGDSVVAGVVWMLEQGNPLSAAARFGVACGTAATMNPGTALFRKEDAFHLYEWINQEMDGKRPCAG
- a CDS encoding L,D-transpeptidase scaffold domain-containing protein, translating into MKKICGLIILMLTQVAVSSAHEEMHWMPANCTQNREQLFNYFNQAPLLGLDPHDYAFTLVKQLNAGNVPGDSLAVDKLLSQAAISFFSDVAYGTKAVRVYYDGLKYVPDCLDIPQLLYESLSAGSFGQLLTKLEPSTPEYVSLKRLIAVYTDRIQRNDYHNVQITSANVDSNNHPLIDKLFQLGFLDTCAYNVHEDTLLVKTRAAQYMFEFLEDGELRPKVLDEFNISLEKRLVELHHALNTFRWLNCLRKTQPVIVVNIPAAGLFVYKADSTLLYSRVIVGKARTPTTPLASRINEVIMFPYWNVPHNIAVKELLPGIKGAPKIFLEAGNYQVLDKSGKIVDPLTINWQALNKHYFPYTLRQVFGCDNSLGIIKLDFFNPYSTYLHDTPAKSYFMFNSRYFSHGCIRLEEAIPLATLIAPENAAHIDSLSKLKIAPIGAPINIAVAAKPPVIILYEVAWPGVNGVVRFFDDVYEKFR
- a CDS encoding helix-turn-helix transcriptional regulator produces the protein MQVENSAQPFFITKETLEEWTRRPHQHNFFELVYIENGSGEQCINHTVIPYQQDNIFLLPPYDCHSFKITEPTTFVFIRFNALFFRKDSMQMMDYTEWFQHLHYILSSYNRQPGDVIHNASDKNMLVTLIKGIYDEYTDKREQSDSIIRAHMFALLNILRRNFEQTFRSEHQSGGDKQVADMLQYIQFNLFDNEKLRVESLASQFNLSATYVSEYFRKKTGESLKEYILKARVNVAQSRLLNSDQRAKEIAYELGFTDASHMAKVIRKYNPPQEACSTK
- a CDS encoding NADP-dependent oxidoreductase, with translation MKAIIINEFGGTDKLIHTEVPTPETGENEVLVKVRALSINPVDTKTRAGKGMAGRLKDEFPITLGWDISGVVEKAGSAVTRFKAGDEVFGMVNFPGHGRAYAEYVAAPAGHLALKPANITHQQAAAATLAALTAYQALYKHTKLQKGQRILVHAAAGGVGHFVVQMAKHIGAHVIGTSSVANRDFLKGIGLDEHIDYKSQDFTKVVKDVDLVFDTLGPESVAQSIGVVRSGGTIVSIPTTIPADIVEKAKENGVHAFFFLVQSSGEDMQAIADLLEKGILTPYVNHYDFSQMDIAHQQQETAGTRGKIVLTIA
- a CDS encoding glycosyltransferase family 4 protein encodes the protein MKALMFGWEFPPQISGGPGTACEGITRGLTENGVAVIFVAPRLSGNEAPGSTVLLSADQIPAATGDIQRAATEGLLSYLHVNSVLMPYTADADQSSEISADDLLQHVLSGKDTAAAYPFKGGYGPQLIEEVFRYMLPAMEIAGKYQFDIIHAHDWMTFPAAIAAAKISGKPLVVHVHATEFDRSGAHINTGIYDIEKLGMDEADIVITVSEFTRKNLISLYNIPADKIEVVHNAMPDASFRRDDKKASPFSEKIVSFISRITYQKNPENFLYAAKRILDKDPDFRFVVAGNGNLLEPMIEKAAQLGIAAKVHFPGFLEMQELVRLFGVTDVYVMPSVSEPFGISPLEAVKAGVPVVISRQSGVQEVLHHALKVDWWDVEEMADAIHGLARYRGLAGTLKQGASREVQGLSWHKQTVLIRKIYETIAPV